One segment of Syngnathus scovelli strain Florida chromosome 6, RoL_Ssco_1.2, whole genome shotgun sequence DNA contains the following:
- the LOC125970203 gene encoding uncharacterized protein isoform X1, with the protein MKKIVNDEPHLCLFAIKNIEMGTEINYNYGDSKWPWREKVTGSQAPVDGALPEPARTWQDSGPDDNIKQDASQQVTGSQAPVDGALPEPARTWQDSDPDDNIKQDASQQVTGSQAPVDGALPEPARTWQDSDPDDNIKQDASQQVTGSQAPVDGALPEPARTWQDSDPDNNIKQDASQQVTGSQAPVDGALPESARTWQDSDPDDNIKQDASQQVTGSQAPVDGALPEPARTWQDSDPDDNIKQDASQRVTFSATLLAINYQRSFSKWTTQTVMILTMIPKRTALYLCKSICSKQEYIKFDQAFLYRWADPRSDRSDLLYLRISWPK; encoded by the exons atgaaaaaaatagtaaatgacgagccccatttgtgcctttttgccatcaaaaacatagaaatgggaactgaaatcaattacaactatggtgattctaaatggccatggcgtgaaaaa gtgacaggctctcaggctcctgttgacggtgcgctgcctgaaccagccagaacttggcaggactctggccctgatgataacatcaaacaagatgccagccaacag gtgacaggctctcaggctcctgttgacggtgctctgcctgaaccagccagaacttggcaggactctgaccctgatgataacatcaaacaagatgccagccaacag gtgacaggctctcaggctcctgttgacggtgcgctgcctgaaccagccagaacttggcaggactctgaccctgatgataacatcaaacaagatgccagccaacag gtgacaggctctcaggctcccgttgatggtgcgctgcctgaaccagccagaacttggcaggactctgaccctgataataacatcaaacaagatgccagccaacag gtgacaggctctcaggctcctgttgatggtgcgctgcctgaatcagccagaacttggcaggactctgaccctgatgataacatcaaacaagatgccagccaacag gtgacaggctctcaggctcctgttgatggtgcgctgcctgaaccagccagaacttggcaggactctgaccctgatgataacatcaaacaagatgccagccaacgggtaacattcagtgcgactttgtt agctatcaattatcaaaggagtttctcaaagtggactactcagacagtgatgatactgacaatgattcccaaaaggactgctctgtacctctgcaaatcaatctgctcaaaacaagagtatattaaatttgaccaagcattcttatacag atgggctgatcccagaagtgatagaagtgacctcttgtacctccgcatctcgtggcccaagtaa
- the LOC125970203 gene encoding uncharacterized protein isoform X2, which yields MKKIVNDEPHLCLFAIKNIEMGTEINYNYGDSKWPWREKVTGSQAPVDGALPEPARTWQDSGPDDNIKQDASQQVTGSQAPVDGALPEPARTWQDSDPDDNIKQDASQQVTGSQAPVDGALPEPARTWQDSDPDDNIKQDASQQVTGSQAPVDGALPEPARTWQDSDPDNNIKQDASQQVTGSQAPVDGALPESARTWQDSDPDDNIKQDASQQVTGSQAPVDGALPEPARTWQDSDPDDNIKQDASQRVTFSATLLAINYQRSFSKWTTQTVMILTMIPKRTALYLCKSICSKQEYIKFDQAFLYRSDRSDLLYLRISWPK from the exons atgaaaaaaatagtaaatgacgagccccatttgtgcctttttgccatcaaaaacatagaaatgggaactgaaatcaattacaactatggtgattctaaatggccatggcgtgaaaaa gtgacaggctctcaggctcctgttgacggtgcgctgcctgaaccagccagaacttggcaggactctggccctgatgataacatcaaacaagatgccagccaacag gtgacaggctctcaggctcctgttgacggtgctctgcctgaaccagccagaacttggcaggactctgaccctgatgataacatcaaacaagatgccagccaacag gtgacaggctctcaggctcctgttgacggtgcgctgcctgaaccagccagaacttggcaggactctgaccctgatgataacatcaaacaagatgccagccaacag gtgacaggctctcaggctcccgttgatggtgcgctgcctgaaccagccagaacttggcaggactctgaccctgataataacatcaaacaagatgccagccaacag gtgacaggctctcaggctcctgttgatggtgcgctgcctgaatcagccagaacttggcaggactctgaccctgatgataacatcaaacaagatgccagccaacag gtgacaggctctcaggctcctgttgatggtgcgctgcctgaaccagccagaacttggcaggactctgaccctgatgataacatcaaacaagatgccagccaacgggtaacattcagtgcgactttgtt agctatcaattatcaaaggagtttctcaaagtggactactcagacagtgatgatactgacaatgattcccaaaaggactgctctgtacctctgcaaatcaatctgctcaaaacaagagtatattaaatttgaccaagcattcttatacag aagtgatagaagtgacctcttgtacctccgcatctcgtggcccaagtaa
- the LOC125970203 gene encoding uncharacterized protein isoform X3, with amino-acid sequence MKKIVNDEPHLCLFAIKNIEMGTEINYNYGDSKWPWREKVTGSQAPVDGALPEPARTWQDSGPDDNIKQDASQQVTGSQAPVDGALPEPARTWQDSDPDDNIKQDASQQVTGSQAPVDGALPEPARTWQDSDPDDNIKQDASQQVTGSQAPVDGALPEPARTWQDSDPDNNIKQDASQQVTGSQAPVDGALPESARTWQDSDPDDNIKQDASQQVTGSQAPVDGALPEPARTWQDSDPDDNIKQDASQRSYQLSKEFLKVDYSDSDDTDNDSQKDCSVPLQINLLKTRVY; translated from the exons atgaaaaaaatagtaaatgacgagccccatttgtgcctttttgccatcaaaaacatagaaatgggaactgaaatcaattacaactatggtgattctaaatggccatggcgtgaaaaa gtgacaggctctcaggctcctgttgacggtgcgctgcctgaaccagccagaacttggcaggactctggccctgatgataacatcaaacaagatgccagccaacag gtgacaggctctcaggctcctgttgacggtgctctgcctgaaccagccagaacttggcaggactctgaccctgatgataacatcaaacaagatgccagccaacag gtgacaggctctcaggctcctgttgacggtgcgctgcctgaaccagccagaacttggcaggactctgaccctgatgataacatcaaacaagatgccagccaacag gtgacaggctctcaggctcccgttgatggtgcgctgcctgaaccagccagaacttggcaggactctgaccctgataataacatcaaacaagatgccagccaacag gtgacaggctctcaggctcctgttgatggtgcgctgcctgaatcagccagaacttggcaggactctgaccctgatgataacatcaaacaagatgccagccaacag gtgacaggctctcaggctcctgttgatggtgcgctgcctgaaccagccagaacttggcaggactctgaccctgatgataacatcaaacaagatgccagccaacgg agctatcaattatcaaaggagtttctcaaagtggactactcagacagtgatgatactgacaatgattcccaaaaggactgctctgtacctctgcaaatcaatctgctcaaaacaagagtatattaa
- the LOC125970203 gene encoding uncharacterized protein isoform X4, which translates to MKKIVNDEPHLCLFAIKNIEMGTEINYNYGDSKWPWREKVTGSQAPVDGALPEPARTWQDSGPDDNIKQDASQQVTGSQAPVDGALPEPARTWQDSDPDDNIKQDASQQVTGSQAPVDGALPEPARTWQDSDPDDNIKQDASQQVTGSQAPVDGALPEPARTWQDSDPDNNIKQDASQQVTGSQAPVDGALPESARTWQDSDPDDNIKQDASQQSYQLSKEFLKVDYSDSDDTDNDSQKDCSVPLQINLLKTRVY; encoded by the exons atgaaaaaaatagtaaatgacgagccccatttgtgcctttttgccatcaaaaacatagaaatgggaactgaaatcaattacaactatggtgattctaaatggccatggcgtgaaaaa gtgacaggctctcaggctcctgttgacggtgcgctgcctgaaccagccagaacttggcaggactctggccctgatgataacatcaaacaagatgccagccaacag gtgacaggctctcaggctcctgttgacggtgctctgcctgaaccagccagaacttggcaggactctgaccctgatgataacatcaaacaagatgccagccaacag gtgacaggctctcaggctcctgttgacggtgcgctgcctgaaccagccagaacttggcaggactctgaccctgatgataacatcaaacaagatgccagccaacag gtgacaggctctcaggctcccgttgatggtgcgctgcctgaaccagccagaacttggcaggactctgaccctgataataacatcaaacaagatgccagccaacag gtgacaggctctcaggctcctgttgatggtgcgctgcctgaatcagccagaacttggcaggactctgaccctgatgataacatcaaacaagatgccagccaacag agctatcaattatcaaaggagtttctcaaagtggactactcagacagtgatgatactgacaatgattcccaaaaggactgctctgtacctctgcaaatcaatctgctcaaaacaagagtatattaa